The Sulfoacidibacillus ferrooxidans genome has a window encoding:
- a CDS encoding prepilin peptidase produces MFIFLAVVAYQDLTTRLIRDWWTLPWIAFFLFYNGVQHHLEPSIIGLVGMGVLLFIPGLLGWLGGGDWKMGMALGAGGGLVPALLLFALGFLLAPLLKTWLQRVSRRYVDEENAKLIPVGVLVFVADILFSVGVLMIER; encoded by the coding sequence GTGTTCATTTTTTTAGCAGTAGTCGCTTATCAAGATCTCACGACTCGTCTCATTCGAGATTGGTGGACGCTACCGTGGATTGCATTTTTTCTTTTTTATAACGGGGTCCAACATCATTTGGAGCCTTCGATCATCGGGCTTGTAGGCATGGGCGTACTATTGTTCATCCCCGGACTCCTTGGATGGCTTGGCGGTGGCGACTGGAAGATGGGTATGGCGCTTGGGGCAGGAGGAGGACTTGTTCCTGCTCTCCTCCTCTTTGCGCTAGGATTTCTTCTTGCACCCCTTCTAAAAACGTGGTTGCAGAGGGTCAGCAGACGATATGTAGATGAAGAAAACGCAAAATTAATTCCAGTTGGCGTGTTAGTCTTTGTCGCAGACATTCTGTTTAGTGTGGGGGTGCTCATGATTGAGCGATGA
- a CDS encoding type II toxin-antitoxin system RelE family toxin — protein sequence MSSGYKLTYHKEAVKYIAKQEKAVQERIVQGLSGLLNDPPTGDIKQMKGYNGLYRLRIGTIRVLFEISRDEKVVYIRVIDTRGGIYK from the coding sequence GTGAGTTCGGGCTACAAGTTGACTTACCATAAGGAAGCTGTGAAATACATCGCGAAACAAGAAAAGGCCGTTCAAGAGCGAATTGTACAAGGACTATCAGGCTTACTTAACGATCCGCCTACCGGAGACATCAAACAGATGAAGGGGTACAACGGCTTGTATCGGCTACGGATCGGGACAATTCGAGTACTCTTTGAAATTAGTCGTGATGAGAAAGTGGTATACATACGTGTCATTGATACTCGTGGTGGAATTTATAAATAG